A genomic stretch from Budorcas taxicolor isolate Tak-1 chromosome 15, Takin1.1, whole genome shotgun sequence includes:
- the LOC128060055 gene encoding 60S ribosomal protein L36a-like, producing MVNVSKTRRTFCKKCEKHQPHKVTQYKKGKDSLYAQGKRRYDRKQSGYGGQTKPIFRKKAKATKKIVLRLECVEPNCRSKRMLAIKRSKHFELGGDKKRKGQVIQF from the coding sequence ATGGTGAATGTTTCAAAAACCCGCCGGACTTTCTGTAAGAAGTGTGAGAAGCACCAGCCCCACAAAGTGACACAGTACAAGAAGGGCAAGGATTCTCTGTATGCCCAGGGAAAGCGGCGTTATGACAGGAAACAGAGTGGCTATGGTGGGCAGACTAAGCCGATTTTCCGGAAAAAGGCTAAAGCTACAAAGAAGATTGTACTGAGGCTTGAATGTGTTGAGCCTAACTGTAGATCAAAGAGAATGCTGGCTATTAAGAGATCCAAGCATTTTGAGCTGGGAGGTGATAAGAAGAGAAAGGGCCAAGTGATCCAGTTTTGA